A stretch of the Papaver somniferum cultivar HN1 chromosome 6, ASM357369v1, whole genome shotgun sequence genome encodes the following:
- the LOC113289627 gene encoding homoserine kinase-like, whose translation MATSFKPVSLPPSTNRFNQYLPIRRCQSLIRCCTSLKTLRITSEPQPVFDSLRSFAPATVANLGPGFDFLGCAVDGVGDYVTLSIDPNVQPGEIQISSINGIGNCCSKLSKDPLWNCAGIAAISVMKMLGIKSVGLSLSLEKGLPLGSGLGSSAASAAAAAIAVNELFGGKLDISDLVLAGLDSEAKVSGYHADNIAPAIMGGFVLIQNYSPLNLVRLPFPGDKDLFFVLVNPEFEAPTKKMRAVLPTEITMKEHIWNSSQAGAVVAGILQGDLEALGLALSSDNIVEPNRAPLIPGMVGVKKAAIEAGAFGCTISGAGPTAVAITDCEEKGKQIGKKMVEAFMVQGNLKASAVVSSLDRVGARVVTSTPR comes from the coding sequence ATGGCAACCTCATTCAAACCCGTCTCACTTCCTCCATCAACAAATAGATTCAACCAGTATCTTCCAATCCGTCGTTGTCAAAGTCTGATTAGATGCTGTACCAGTCTTAAAACCCTAAGAATCACATCTGAACCCCAACCAGTGTTTGATTCGTTAAGATCTTTCGCACCAGCAACAGTAGCAAATTTAGGTCCCGGGTTTGATTTTCTTGGTTGTGCAGTTGATGGGGTTGGTGATTATGTTACTCTATCAATTGATCCAAATGTACAACCAGGTGAGATTCAAATTTCGTCTATTAATGGAATCGGAAATTGTTGTTCTAAATTGAGTAAGGATCCGTTATGGAATTGTGCTGGAATCGCAGCAATTTCAGTTATGAAAATGCTAGGAATCAAATCAGTGGGTCTTTCTTTATCTCTTGAAAAGGGGTTGCCTTTGGGGAGTGGTCTTGGTTCTAGTGCTGCTAGTGCTGCTGCGGCTGCTATAGCAGTGAATGAATTATTCGGGGGGAAATTGGATATTTCAGATCTTGTTTTAGCTGGGCTTGATTCTGAAGCCAAAGTCTCTGGTTATCATGCTGATAATATAGCACCAGCTATCAtgggtggatttgttcttattcAAAATTACAGTCCATTGAATTTAGTGCGGTTGCCATTTCCTGGTGACAAGGATTTGTTTTTTGTTCTTGTGAATCCGGAATTTGAAGCTCCAACTAAGAAAATGAGAGCAGTATTGCCAACTGAGATTACAATGAAAGAGCACATTTGGAATTCTAGTCAAGCAGGTGCTGTAGTAGCTGGAATTCTGCAAGGGGATTTGGAAGCATTAGGTTTAGCATTATCGTCTGATAATATTGTTGAACCTAATCGAGCACCATTGATCCCTGGTATGGTTGGCGTGAAGAAAGCGGCTATTGAAGCTGGAGCTTTTGGGTGCACGATTAGTGGAGCAGGACCAACTGCGGTAGCGATTACGGATTGTGAAGAGAAGGGAAAGCAAATTGGAAAGAAAATGGTGGAAGCATTTATGGTGCAGGGGAATTTGAAAGCTTCAGCTGTGGTTAGTAGTCTTGATAGAGTTGGTGCTAGGGTTGTTACTAGTACTCCTAGATGA